The DNA segment AAAGGCTCAGTGGCTCCAACAAACCTAGTTTGACCCTTACAGACATTATCTTTTTAACGATGGTACATTTTGATGTTATATGATAAATCATAATAAGTCAATGGCTTTACTatgtagcaacaacaacaaaaaaatgctttttctAAATGTATGTAGTATCTGGCTTTGTTTTTAAGTAAAGGCAGCTGAATTGTGGTCaacagtttatttcttttcaaatgGTCTTGTCTTGACATCGTTTTAATGGTGGGAAAACTGTACTAAAGTAAAGTACATATTCACAAATATacacttttaaaatgaagacTGTGAAGATTTTCAGTTGTCTAGTTCATCTTTCTTTCAGAAGAGTTACATCCGGAGCAGCTGGATTTGTTTGGATctaaaatacagatttaaatatTCTCAAAATAGCACAGTTCTATCCTTTTCCTGTAATATCGGGGTGTACTCCAAACATTGGTGTCAAACACTATTATTCATGTTCAAACTCCAgatataattgtgtttttatgttttgttttggggttttttaaGAGTGTAAACCTCCCTAAACACTCAAGATACACAGGtacatgaaatgatgaatatttcatttgaaacagtTTCCTGGAAATATTCCTGGAACATCTCGGGTTCCCCTGCATGACTCCAAATCAAACTCCCTCACTGATAATATCCTGTTTTTGGGAACTATCAAACCCAAAAATCAcgtggggaaaaaacacaacaaaatatttgGCTGTGTTTATCAGAAGGTGAAGTTCAGTTATCCCTGGTATTTGGAGCATGCATGAACAAAGGATTTGTTCTCCCAAACACAGCAGACCCCAAATGTTTTCCTCAGCCTCGCTGCGCTTCCACGTCATCgtccatcattttttttttcttccctcgaCCACTCCATCCTTTAAAACTGCTGCAAGTCCTCCACTTAACTATTTGCACCACTGTTCAGCGGCTGGAAGCAGAGTTATTGTAGCCGACATGAGGCTGGGTCTCGCCACTCTCGTGTGTTTCTTCAGCTTTGTGTGGCTGTCGGACTGCGCTCCTCCGACCTGCTACTCCAGAGCGCTCGACCTGAGCAAAGAAGTCATGGCTCTGCTGGATAAAATACACACGTACCATCGCACGGTGAGCCCTTTATTTCATTGTCACATTCTGCAGACGAGACCGTGTTAACCATTTTAgacttctgttttctgtgtcatgtCTTCTAATCATGATGTTTGTCGGGTTGCAGAAAGTGTGCGCCGAGGTTCTTCCTACGATCTTCATTGATGTGCATGTAAGTTTCTAACAGTGAGGTAATGCATATGATGTGGGGACACATGGGGGGTGCTGAAGGGGTTTTGGGGGATTCCCAGGAAATTTGGGATAATTGcatatcacatttttaaacacttttccCTCCCcgataacattttaatttcagttagATAAGAGTAAGTAAAGTCAACCCTTAGAGCCTCAATGTTTCTCCTCCTACTATTTCCTGTCATGTTTCTTATTAGCTTCAGATAAAGATGTACTACGCATTTTCCTTTTCAGAATAATCTGGACTATGTggaaaaataagatttatttgAAGTGAATTGTTGAAGTCACAATTTATAATGgattatacatacattttaaaatgtatgttcaCCTAGGGGGGAAAAAGGCATTTTACCATAATTGTGAAAGTGCCAAATATGATGTGTCATTACAGAACAGTAACACATCTAACCAGTGTAATGTTTGAggtttttggtgaaactgacaGCGACTATGAGCTCACAACAGCCTCGTGACTAATGAGTAACACGGGTTAAAAGGGAAACAacaaagatttgattttttttgtgttcaaaAAGACCAGGGCTAACTATCTGGTGACTGACAGCGAGGTAGACCAATTGGTTTGTGTCCAAACCTCACTTAAACAGTGGTCTGGACACAGGCGGCCTGGTGAGACTGattcatttaatataaaatcaaTGCAGGAAAAGCTTTCACTCTGAATAGAAAGAcaattcagttcattttgtACTGTGACAAAATCTCACCTGATATGCGTCcattgtatgtatgtttacaggTTTCTGAGAATATTTCAGTACCCTAGATTTAGAAATGTGTACAATCAAGTCCCTGACCAACAGTCTGTAAATACTGTcatgcaaaaacaaagttttatctTTCTAGAACTCGTGCATCACAACCAAGCTCCGTGACTTTCTCTATGTGGTGCTGAACCATCCTAACCAGTACTGCAGAGACCGTCCCAGAATGGTGCTGCTGAAACGTAAAATCCAGAACTTGTACAAAATTATCACCACAATTTGTTATCGGGTAAGGACACCTGAAACCTCTGCACTGTTTTTCACCTCAAGACTCTTGTTTTCAGGCTTAAGTGGTGTAACCTTAtacatgtttctgtttggttGGCAGGACCTGGTATCTTTCACACACGACTGTGAGGCTATTGATACTGGACACGTTACCCCTTACTATGCAGAGGACAGGCTTCAGCTACTGCAAGAGGACAGATGAgcaacacacagagcagatgaCCAATCATTGGTCCgtcacattcataaaaacacatatgcAGAATGGTAAAGCATGCACAATACACACCACAGTCTGCACTGCATTAGGATGCATCATAGGCAACACACATAATGATGTTTCATGTTGTACCAAGTTGGCTCTGCGTTAGCTGCAGACTCATGTTAGTAGACATGTGTGGCTACATTCCAGCAAGGAGTGCAGAACTTTCCACAGGAAATTTGCTGAATGCCAACCATGCCGAAGTAAACCTTGAAATAATAAACCAATAAGAGATGCTTGTGAGCCAGGCTTAACCGCTGCTTACTTACCAGGGCTGATCAAAGCTTCTTGTGTCATTAAGAGTAATATGTTGTGTTGCTATAACCCTTGGTCTGACTAACATGCCTTAAAGGAGCACTGTACAGTATTTTCTAAAACATGGCGATTGAAAAAATGTTATGCAAGAAGTTGATGTCCAAAGCATTGCTTTCTCACACTTGTACGCTGTGTTCCCTCAGAGTTTTCTCATATAGAAAGCTTTTATAACTTGTTTATTCCAAAATAGTTAGGATAGTGCTGTTTCAAAGCAGAATAGATAATAGAGCCATCACTGACATAAACTTATTAGAAACATGCCTGTTTTTATGCATACTTAATGACGATCTGTATACGTCTACCATTATGTAATAAAATCTCTTTATGTATCAGCTCATTTTATCGTCTGACGTTATTTCCAAAATGTCTGCCAGTTGATTCTGGGAAAGGCCACACAAAACTACTGAGACCAAAGTGGCTCATATCCAGTCTGTGAATCAGCATGATCTATTCTTTTCTAAAATTTAAAACGAGAGTGAGGTTATTTTCACCCTGATTTTCACTCAGCATGTGTCaattatgtattcattttattttttatagaaacAGTATGTATGTCGCTGCTAAACTAAAGTACAGTTGTATTTTAAGTAACCATTGTTTGGGCAAAagcaaaaaagtattttatttccACAAAGACAATAAATCTAAATGAAGACGTGATTGAACTGCAAGTGAAGCAAAGTGGCTTTTACATAAACCACAGGCTCTGCACGCTCAGGggacaaaaacagaattaaatatTAACTCACGgtgtgagtgttttgtttttttgttaagcATCATTGTTTTCTCGAGCATTAGAGCTCTCTCACATGTAACGGTGCATTTGCCATTGTTTTGAGAACAGCAATGACTTGTTGGATTTGGAAACGAGTCTGCTGCTCTGATTATGTATGGCCTGTGCTGCCCTCTGTTGGCCAGACTCTATAATCTGCATCCAGAGGGCTATATCAGTGTATTCCATTCAGACATATTCAAAGTGCTCTGGTTTTGGACCATAAATATGTAATAACATGTTCTCGTTTTctaaatgtttgctttgtgttttgcaaTGGAgaaagtatttccattttaccTGACCTGTGTTGCCCTTTGCTCAACCCATAAAAGTGAATCCATGTTTTGAATAAATCTATGATGTAAGTGGTGTAAACCAGccagaagtgagtcagcctTGGGTTTGGCCCAGGCGGTGAAAGGCCCCTGGGCGACAGTCTCACTGGCTCTGTCGGTAAGTCCTCCTTTCTACATCAGTACCTGTGTGTTTACTTGTAGGGTCTTGAATTCAGGTAATTTGTCCCTGTGCACATTCAGACAACTTCTTGTCAAATTGTTGTGTGGCAATTCTGTGTGTTGTTGACAGGGATGTCaactacaaatacaaatacttcGTTTCCTTACTTAATTAGAATTTTTAGGTATCTATACCggagtaattatttttcagccgactttttacttctactccttacattttCACGCAATTATCTGTACTTTCTACAGCTTACATTTCAAAACAGCCTCGTTACTCTTAGAGGCGACTTATGAGATCAGATTTTTACTGACAGATTGTCACACTCTACAGCCAATGGTATCGTTTACAGCGTGTGCGCGCCTGACCAATGACACTGTAATGACCCACGCAGGGCGGCATCTAAACAGTATTATGGTAGTATGGACTCGTCGTGACtgcgtcacagagctgtgacgtcATTTTGAGACTCAGTTAAAATTTAGTCAACACGTGAGAACTCGTCTGATGCAGAGAGTCTGctgttgtgtgtctttttaattagtatgaatgaagcctgattgtacctcaatgctgaaatcttgtattaTAACATATAAAGCCCCAGAGCTTCTTTGATTATTAACAGTATGTAGTGATGCAGAAAGGTGAGagctcaccatcacactgaaactgtcacaaggctgcaaaagttgctcttattgttatttcatcctggtgctgtttggatgatgatgatgatgatgatgatgagaagaagaagtagaacaATAACGTACTGAAGTTCTGTAGATGGTTAATTATTTGAAATAGTAAAACTTAAGACAAGCTTGGGGAAAAAAGTATCAGTTTGATTTCACAGATTAAAAATTGCATtgaaaagacaataaagaaTAGTATGAACAGAACAGCTGTTTAAAGAATCAtcatgtaaaacactgttggtcatatatttaaacttgatgtctgcattagagaacatggttatgaGTGCAGCGGGGCTGtaaatcttatcttattttcttAGCATGTGTCAAGTAACGTTATCTGTAACATCTTTCACAAATTACAAATGGGGAGatcagaattattatttttctgattaatCACTTGGATTACTCATTGACAGCACTATACTGTATAGGGATGTTATACATAGCATAGCATGTATACTATTACAATACTTATAGGCATATAAGTAGTCATCATATCTTCCGCTCCATGAAACACACGGTGATGCTCAGTAGCACATATATAAATTAtggttctttaatgtatttgcagTATACTAACATGCATTAATTTTCATTGGGCATATATGAGGCTGAAACAGGCAGCCTAGTGCATCCCAAATTtttcaacattaacattttaatataacattattgtcattatggcctttaaaaaaatatatgttttttggggggaggtcgTGTAGTGCACTATAGGCCTCTGTGGCACAGGGCCTATAACATttgatgtcttttattttctttacattacttttatttttatactttaagtagtTTTGAAGCCAGTACTTTTACACTTCTACTTGAGTAAAATGCCTGAGTTGATGCTTCAACTTCTACAGAAGTCTTTTTAAACCCCATACCCACTATACTTCTACTTGGGTAATGAAGGTGAATACTTCTGACACCTCTGGTTGTTGATCCATTGACAGACACCAGCATGATCTGACTACCAAACagcaatgtattttatttttaatatttaatgaaagaaactgtgtctgtgtccacatttatttgtgaattaTTTGCCTTGCTGACAACACACTGTGGCTCATTTAGCAACTCAGACTCAACCCTAAGAACTGTGTACACCACCAGTAAGAGTTCTCAAAATGGCATTTATTTACTTCTGCATTACCTGTCTATCAATATATTAAATTATGAGCATTTATCCCCATTAATCAAACCTTTCAGAGCCttatattttgttgttgctttgctATGTATTTTGTTGCTGCTTGAACACGATGTGTGTAGGATGCTTCAcatatctgtctgtttcatGTGTTAGGCCTGCAGCTCACTACAGTACAGATTGACGTCATCTTTGTCAGGAATCGGGGTATCTGAAAAACTGCTGGCCATGACTTTTATACTGGGGGTTGTTGGGGTGCCAGTCATGCACTGTAACTGGGTCAGGCTGATAAAAGAGGCAGGGCAACAATGCAATGGCCATCAAGTTACTGTTACTGCATGTTCATCTTTAGGGGGAGTTTGACAGTACCATGATCTGTCACAAGATGTCGCTATTTGTTACCACACCAGATGAAGATGGTTTAGTATCATTCTATACTGCTGAACATAGACTGTATGAATCTGCATCAAGGTCCAAATTATTTCCTGATAAATAGAGATGTTTTAGtaagagatgaaaacaaaaacacatggatTGATAAAGATGTTCAAACTTGTGATAACGCTGCAGACGTTTGCTCCACACACCCAGAGGTTTACCACTTAAAACCTCTAATAAAAAAGCACAATAATTTATGGTTGTAATGTCACAACACCCAACTGTCGCAAACAACACTCAGTTTCAGCAGTCATgtgcagaatatttttttaatcttacaACACATACTAATCAGTTTCTAATCATTTAACAGCCTGCACTTTAATTTGAGCTCGGCACATGTTGCAAtaagcatgtttttatttttctgccaaGAATGATCTCCTTGCACTTCTGAACCATCAGGTCTGAACCTCTCACTGCTAATTAACCAACCCTACAAAACCCCCCCTGAAAATGTTAGTCAGCAGCATGTGGCTCGTTAAGAAATCAGCCTGCAGTGCGGTTATAAAGCTTAATTGCTGTGCTTGTTGATCATCATTAGAGGGCTGTAGAATCCACATTATTTTCTATCATTAAGGCAAAACgagaacaaaacatttaaaccacAGGCGGCCAGGTAATTTAACAATTTTAATGTTCTGTGACACTGCACCAAAAATGCTAAATGCTGCACAataaaaaatcaacaacaacaacttagCCGAGGGGTGACCGTAATCATTCTCTGCCCTGTTGAAATAAATTACCTTGTAAAGGACTGATCAGAAACCCATTTACATTAAAGCATCGGTGATGCAGCTTGTGATTCACTTTGCTTTATGGGGTTTTCAGGCAATTTTCCATCACATTGAGCACTTTTATTGCATCTTAAAAGAAATGTGTAGCCTCATTAGTCCACATAAGAAAATGTTTCCCTCTTAATTTCCAATAGATGATTGGCACACTCTGCTCACACACCATTGTAATGATGCTGGATGGAGGTGTGTTATAGTGTTATAGTGAGATTCAAAACTCTCACATATTAGACCAAAGCTTCCCCTCCTGTCAACAGTAAATGTATCTTTATAAATGCACAATTGTTCCACTGAT comes from the Larimichthys crocea isolate SSNF chromosome VI, L_crocea_2.0, whole genome shotgun sequence genome and includes:
- the LOC104927935 gene encoding uncharacterized protein LOC104927935 produces the protein MHEQRICSPKHSRPQMFSSASLRFHVIVHHFFFLPSTTPSFKTAASPPLNYLHHCSAAGSRVIVADMRLGLATLVCFFSFVWLSDCAPPTCYSRALDLSKEVMALLDKIHTYHRTKVCAEVLPTIFIDVHNSCITTKLRDFLYVVLNHPNQYCRDRPRMVLLKRKIQNLYKIITTICYRDLVSFTHDCEAIDTGHVTPYYAEDRLQLLQEDR